Part of the Syntrophorhabdaceae bacterium genome, TATTCGTTACTGGAAAGCCTGAAAGTGAAAGTCAATAAGCCCCCGGGAAAGGGTAATTTCACTCACGCTTACTTTCAGGACGTAATATTCCGTTGGGCCGTTGCTCAAGGCTACAAAGCAGAAATCGAGGCATTTCTGGACGGGAAGGCCGTGGATGTGGCTGTTGAGATGAACGGCAGGCGCTGCGCGTTCGAGGTCGTCAATCAGAAGTGGGAAAAAGAAATTATTAATTTTTCCAAAGATGTTTTTGTCGGCTACGATGAAGTGATTTTTTGCTGTGCGGATCGCGAAATAATAAAAAAGCTCAGTGAGAAAATTACAGCGCTGTTTGGCGAAGAATCAAAGGGCAAGGTCAGCTTTCGCTTGCTTGCGTCGTTTGCGGAGGGACTGTAAGAATGGCTGATGATGGGCTGCGCTTTGATGGCTGGTGTTGGAATGGGCGCGTGGAGAATGGCTGGTGCGGAAATGCGCTGTGCGGGAATTGGCTGGCAGGAAGTGGGCGGCGCGATGATGGGCGACGACCTATTGGCGGCGCTAATTTAGGCATGTGTGGTTGTTGTGTGCACGTTTGCGGTCTTCGAATGGACTATACGTCGCAGGCTTTGGTATGTCCTATTCTACAGTCCTCGACTGCTATTATGCCCTCACCTTCGGTTCGGGCTGGTTGGCAATGTCTTGGTGTATTGATGAAGTGCTTATGGCTGGTCTTGGTGAAAGCAAGGCTTTTGTGTCTTGGTATGTTGTTGAGGGATTTATGTTTATGTCTTGGTGAGGCTAGTGCCTCGCCCCTTCGGGGCTCGGCTCACGGTTGTTTGTGAGTGGATAAGAAATGTGCGGAAGAGAGAAAGAGATAGAAAGAAAAGGAAATAAGGTGAGAATCAGAAACAAAAGATTTGTCACAGGCAAAACACGCAAGGCGGGTTGGCAAGCAATTTAAAAAGCTGAGCCAAGTGCCTTAACAAGGAAGCAGGAAATGGCGGCTAACAGACAAGATGATGATGGTTTAACACACCCGGAAGATGAACCGCCGCCGTCTGTCAATTCCATAGAAAAAAGAAAAGCGCAGAACAAAAATCCCAGAGGTCCTCACAAGAGACTCTATACGATACCGGAAGCAGCGCATTATTTGGGCAGGACCGTAAATGCTCTGCGTGAAATGATTTGGGCTGGGAAACTACCAATTGTGCGTGATGGCAAAAGAATATTGCTCGACCAAAGCGATATGGACTCCTACATAGAAAGACACAAGACTGTATATGACTTTTGAGGTTTATTCCATGGGAAGCATTTACAAACGAGGCGACACATATTGGATTAAATTTTATAGAGACGGCAAAAATTATAGAGAAAGTACTCGCTCCAGTAAGGAATCAAAAGCGAAACGGCTCCTGAAGCTTCGAGAGGGGCAGATTGAAGAAGGGCAATTCCCGGGCTTGAAGTTAGAAAAAACCACCTTCGATGAGCTTGCAAAAGATTATCTCACGGATTATCAAATAAACGGACGAAAATCACTGTTTCGGGCAGACATTTGTGTCAATCACTTAAAAGAGTACTTTGAAGGATATAGAGCTAATAACGTCACAACGCAGTCGGTTAAAGAGTATATCTCGATGAGGCAAAAACAAGGTGCCAAGAACGGCACTATCAACAGAGAGCTTACAGCGTTGAAAAGAATGTTTCGGTTGGGAGAACAAAACACACCACAAAAGGTAAT contains:
- a CDS encoding helix-turn-helix domain-containing protein, yielding MAANRQDDDGLTHPEDEPPPSVNSIEKRKAQNKNPRGPHKRLYTIPEAAHYLGRTVNALREMIWAGKLPIVRDGKRILLDQSDMDSYIERHKTVYDF